Proteins co-encoded in one Bremerella sp. TYQ1 genomic window:
- a CDS encoding DUF1501 domain-containing protein yields the protein MFTNRVPGRREFLYGLGATLGSVAFSSLLAAEESNSDALSQKAHFLAKAKNCIFLTMEGGPSHIDTFDPKPQLEKLHLKEFTRSGEQKSAMESGKRYYVQSPFKFRKVGQSGADMAENWSHLAHVADEICFYRGCQVDSVNHPTAMYQLNCGNRFGGDPGVGAWVNYGLGSENDNLPGFIVLPEVSYPQGGAANWSNGYLPAQFQGTPLRPKGSPILDLFPPEGISAKHQRKNLDLIAKLNQSHLERHPFHDELSARMESYELAFRMQMQVPDVLDLKREPQETLDLYGVGKEPTDSFGRKCLLARKLVQQGVRFVQLYHGSWDSHDYIERAHGNLVEAVDQPIAALIQDLKRSGLLDETLIVWCGEFGRTPDNGVRGGTAYGRDHNPHAMTYWLAGGGVNAGHTIGATDETGMEAIENVAHIRDFHVTLLRLLGLDDNKLTFYHAGRFKQLSQFGGKVIPELIA from the coding sequence ATGTTTACTAATCGAGTGCCCGGTCGACGCGAGTTTTTGTACGGACTAGGGGCAACGCTAGGTAGCGTGGCGTTTAGTTCGCTCCTAGCCGCGGAAGAAAGCAACTCTGACGCTCTAAGTCAGAAAGCTCATTTCCTTGCCAAGGCGAAGAACTGCATCTTTCTGACGATGGAAGGCGGCCCGTCGCATATCGATACGTTCGATCCCAAACCGCAACTCGAAAAGCTGCACTTAAAAGAGTTCACGCGAAGTGGCGAACAAAAGTCGGCGATGGAAAGCGGCAAGCGTTATTACGTACAAAGCCCATTCAAATTTCGTAAAGTGGGACAGTCTGGCGCTGATATGGCGGAGAACTGGAGTCACTTGGCCCACGTTGCTGACGAAATTTGCTTTTATCGAGGATGCCAAGTCGATAGCGTCAATCATCCGACGGCCATGTATCAACTCAACTGCGGCAATCGTTTCGGTGGCGATCCTGGAGTCGGGGCTTGGGTGAATTATGGTTTGGGATCCGAGAATGACAATTTGCCAGGTTTCATTGTGCTACCGGAGGTGAGTTATCCCCAAGGTGGCGCAGCGAACTGGAGTAACGGCTATTTGCCGGCCCAATTTCAGGGAACGCCACTTCGTCCCAAAGGTTCCCCGATTCTCGATCTTTTCCCTCCGGAAGGGATATCGGCCAAGCATCAACGAAAGAACCTGGACCTGATTGCAAAACTCAACCAATCGCACCTTGAGCGACATCCTTTTCACGACGAACTTAGTGCACGGATGGAAAGTTACGAGTTGGCTTTCCGTATGCAAATGCAAGTACCCGATGTGCTCGACTTAAAACGGGAGCCTCAAGAAACGCTTGATTTATACGGAGTAGGAAAAGAACCGACCGATTCATTTGGCCGGAAATGTCTTTTAGCTCGTAAGTTGGTACAGCAAGGCGTGCGGTTCGTTCAGCTCTATCATGGCTCGTGGGATAGTCACGACTACATCGAAAGAGCACACGGCAATCTTGTAGAAGCGGTCGATCAGCCGATTGCTGCGTTGATTCAAGATTTGAAACGATCAGGGTTACTCGACGAAACGCTGATTGTTTGGTGCGGTGAATTCGGCAGAACGCCTGACAATGGTGTGCGCGGTGGAACGGCCTATGGAAGAGATCACAATCCACACGCGATGACGTACTGGCTTGCCGGTGGCGGCGTAAACGCCGGGCATACGATCGGGGCCACCGATGAGACAGGAATGGAAGCGATCGAAAATGTCGCCCATATTCGCGACTTCCATGTTACGCTGCTGAGGCTTCTGGGGCTGGATGACAACAAGCTGACGTTCTATCACGCCGGTCGCTTCAAACAGCTAAGCCAGTTTGGCGGCAAAGTCATTCCAGAATTAATTGCTTAG
- a CDS encoding PSD1 and planctomycete cytochrome C domain-containing protein, which produces MRTVFFSALARHLVPICLLAFVAPVSADEYEAETLFVRRVAPLLADKCLACHGRNEDEIEGGLDLRSLEALLAGGDSGEPAISAGSPEFSPLLLALRRDDSGWSAMPPKEAEKLTSEQIGWVEKWIELGAPWPDKARSDEISAKFADKWSAEDGITVKTVGALSEAWANRKYKPEALWAYQKVEKPKVPSVDAASPIDAFVVARLPEWLSVAPAADRVTLIRRATFDLTGLPPTPQEIQRFVDDPAPDVLAFEKVVDRLLASPHYGERMAQHWLDVARYADSSGFANDFERGNAWRYRDYVIRSFNSDKPYDQFVREQIAGDEIDPDNSEAIVATGFLRMGPWELTGMEVEKIARQRFLDDVTNSVGETFLAHSLQCARCHDHKFDPVPTHDYYSIQAVFATTQLAERKAEFLDVENTSGFEEAKYLQQRREEHNAMLAQLDEKQLAAVEAWLAEREIDPTKWRDALGKQKGKLRFGATRQTLMRQKVPESEIPPKHLAFEPEDFGNERVARKGLQRLKWEEDRYKPFALAVYDGKTPTLRSVGAPLRVPDDRLKKGELEQTSILTGGDPFSQGTKVQPGVLSVLGEIEHPEIPQRIEGRRKAFAQWITNPDNPLTTRTIVNRIWLWHMGQPIAGNPNNFGSTGKRPTHPLLLDWLAAAFVESGWSIKQLHRTIMLSEAYRRSCLHPDREVLVEKDPLGTSYATFQPRRLTAGEMRDAMLFATGELNPELGGIPCRPEMNLEAALQPRQVMGTFASAWTPNPLPEQRHRRSIYALKIRGLPDPFREVFNAPGPDFSCEMRTESTVTPQVFALFNGHVSYDRALALSNRVLQEGHQGKQAIDRVFQLAYGRNPTHEESAACLQHWTEMVALQRDRELIPQEAPLVVRRDAVEENTGEKFSFNETLYAYEDFVPDLQPSQVDANTRALADVCLAIFNSNEFVYVY; this is translated from the coding sequence ATGCGAACGGTCTTCTTCTCGGCCCTAGCTCGGCATCTTGTTCCTATATGCCTATTGGCTTTTGTTGCGCCGGTGTCGGCAGACGAATACGAAGCCGAGACGCTTTTCGTACGTCGCGTTGCGCCCTTGTTGGCCGATAAGTGTCTGGCCTGCCATGGTCGAAATGAAGATGAAATCGAGGGCGGGCTCGATCTGCGTTCGCTCGAAGCGTTGCTGGCGGGGGGCGATAGTGGCGAGCCTGCAATCAGTGCAGGAAGTCCTGAGTTTAGCCCTTTACTATTGGCATTGCGCCGTGACGACTCAGGATGGTCCGCAATGCCTCCGAAAGAAGCAGAGAAGCTAACGTCTGAACAAATTGGTTGGGTCGAAAAGTGGATCGAGCTTGGGGCGCCATGGCCTGATAAAGCTCGGAGCGATGAGATCAGCGCGAAGTTTGCCGATAAATGGTCGGCCGAAGATGGCATCACGGTGAAAACCGTGGGCGCGTTGTCCGAAGCGTGGGCGAATCGCAAGTATAAACCGGAAGCCCTCTGGGCCTATCAAAAAGTAGAGAAGCCAAAAGTTCCCAGCGTTGATGCTGCTTCGCCGATCGATGCGTTCGTTGTGGCGAGATTGCCGGAATGGCTTTCCGTGGCGCCTGCTGCTGACCGAGTGACGTTGATTCGTCGGGCCACGTTCGACTTGACTGGACTCCCTCCGACTCCTCAGGAGATCCAACGGTTTGTTGACGATCCCGCGCCGGATGTGCTCGCTTTCGAGAAGGTAGTGGATCGGTTGTTGGCATCGCCTCACTACGGCGAACGCATGGCCCAGCATTGGCTGGACGTCGCGCGCTATGCAGACTCGTCAGGATTCGCGAACGATTTTGAACGGGGCAACGCGTGGCGTTATCGCGATTACGTCATACGCAGTTTCAATAGCGACAAACCCTACGATCAATTTGTACGTGAACAGATCGCCGGTGATGAAATAGATCCAGACAATTCAGAAGCGATTGTTGCAACCGGATTTCTACGTATGGGGCCGTGGGAATTGACTGGGATGGAAGTTGAGAAAATCGCCCGACAGCGTTTTCTGGATGACGTCACCAACAGCGTCGGTGAAACATTCCTGGCGCATTCACTTCAGTGTGCGCGATGCCATGATCATAAGTTTGATCCTGTCCCTACGCACGACTACTACTCGATCCAGGCCGTTTTCGCGACGACTCAGTTAGCCGAACGGAAAGCCGAGTTCCTCGACGTTGAAAACACTTCTGGTTTTGAAGAAGCAAAGTATCTTCAACAGCGGCGAGAAGAACATAATGCAATGCTTGCCCAGCTTGACGAAAAACAATTGGCTGCGGTGGAAGCATGGTTGGCCGAAAGAGAGATTGATCCAACGAAATGGCGTGATGCCTTAGGAAAGCAGAAAGGAAAACTCCGCTTCGGTGCGACACGTCAGACGCTAATGCGACAGAAAGTTCCTGAATCGGAGATTCCTCCGAAGCATCTTGCATTTGAACCGGAAGACTTTGGAAACGAACGCGTCGCGCGAAAGGGCCTTCAACGGCTCAAGTGGGAAGAGGATCGGTATAAGCCGTTTGCCCTCGCGGTGTACGATGGTAAAACGCCGACACTGCGTTCGGTTGGCGCTCCACTACGAGTGCCCGACGATCGTCTCAAAAAGGGCGAATTAGAACAAACATCTATCCTGACGGGAGGAGATCCCTTCAGCCAGGGAACGAAGGTTCAGCCTGGCGTGCTGAGCGTGCTCGGAGAGATTGAACATCCTGAAATTCCACAACGCATCGAGGGACGACGTAAAGCGTTTGCCCAGTGGATTACGAACCCTGACAATCCGTTAACGACGCGAACGATCGTCAACCGGATTTGGCTTTGGCACATGGGGCAACCGATTGCCGGGAACCCCAATAATTTCGGCTCTACCGGCAAGCGACCTACGCATCCACTTCTATTGGATTGGTTAGCGGCCGCGTTTGTGGAATCTGGCTGGTCGATCAAGCAGTTGCATCGCACGATTATGCTTAGTGAAGCCTATCGTCGAAGCTGTCTGCATCCAGACCGTGAAGTGCTTGTCGAAAAAGATCCTCTGGGAACGAGTTACGCGACATTTCAACCAAGGCGTTTAACGGCAGGAGAGATGCGTGATGCGATGCTGTTTGCGACGGGGGAACTAAACCCTGAGCTAGGTGGCATTCCTTGTCGGCCAGAGATGAATTTGGAGGCAGCACTGCAACCGCGTCAGGTGATGGGAACATTTGCTTCTGCTTGGACTCCCAATCCTCTTCCTGAACAACGCCATCGTCGTTCGATCTATGCCCTTAAAATTCGTGGCTTGCCAGATCCTTTTCGTGAAGTGTTCAATGCGCCAGGGCCTGATTTCTCTTGTGAGATGCGGACGGAGTCGACGGTGACGCCTCAGGTGTTTGCACTTTTCAATGGCCACGTTTCGTACGATCGCGCACTCGCACTTTCCAATCGGGTTCTTCAGGAAGGTCATCAAGGAAAGCAGGCTATCGATCGGGTATTCCAATTGGCCTATGGACGCAATCCAACCCACGAAGAGTCCGCCGCTTGCCTGCAGCATTGGACCGAGATGGTGGCACTGCAACGGGACCGAGAACTTATACCGCAAGAAGCACCCCTCGTTGTCCGCCGCGATGCGGTTGAAGAAAACACTGGAGAGAAGTTTTCTTTCAACGAGACATTGTATGCGTATGAAGATTTCGTTCCCGATCTTCAACCATCTCAAGTGGATGCCAATACACGGGCACTAGCCGATGTTTGTCTCGCGATCTTTAACTCCAACGAGTTCGTTTATGTTTACTAA